One window of Larus michahellis chromosome 19, bLarMic1.1, whole genome shotgun sequence genomic DNA carries:
- the SFPQ gene encoding splicing factor, proline- and glutamine-rich isoform X1, translated as MSRDRFRSRGGGGGGFHRRGGGGGRGGPNHDFRSPPPGMGMGQNRGPMGGGPQGPGGPPGGGPKPEPPKPPASTSAPPSSSSSAAATTAGPAGSQAGPGAPPPSALPAGQPPQQQPPVSAPSSAPSGPGGQPQPKPSPSPTPAGGPKKGQGQSPGGGPKGPGGPQQGPGGPHKGGPGHRGGPGGEPRGRGQQHQGQQSLSSQQGSAGGGGDKLSDEGFKANLSLLRRPGEKTYTQRCRLFVGNLPADITDEDFKRLFAKYGEPGEVFINKGKGFGFIKLESRALAEIAKAELDDTPMRGRQLRVRFATHAAALSVRNLSPYVSNELLEEAFSQFGPVERAVVIVDDRGRSTGKGIVEFASKPAARKAFERCTEGVFLLTTTPRPVIVEPLEQLDDEDGLPEKLAQKNPMYQKERETPPRFAQPGSFEFEYSQRWKSLDEMEKQQREQVAKNMKDAKDKLESEMEDAYHEHQANLLRQDLMRRQEELRRMEELHNQEMQKRKEIQLRQEEERRRREEEMMIRQREMEEQMRRQREENYSRMGYMDPRERDMRMGGATTMNMGDPYASAAQKFPPLGGGGGIGYEANPGVGQAAMSGSMMGSDMRPERFGQGGAGPVGGQGPRGMGPGTPTGYGRGREEYEGPNKKPRF; from the exons atGTCGCGGGATCGGTTCCGTAGCCgtggcggcggcggaggcggcttccaccggcgcggcggcggaggTGGTCGCGGCGGCCCCAACCACGATTTCCGCTCTCCGCCGCCCGGCATGGGCAtgggccagaaccgcggccccaTGGGGGGCGGCCCGCAGGGCCCGGGTGGCCCACCGGGCGGAGGCCCGAAGCCCGAACCTCCGAAGCCGCCCGCCTCGACCTCTGCACCGCCTTCTTCGTCCTCTTCAGCCGCCGCCACCACGGCGGGGCCTGCCGGCAGCCAGGCCGGCCCGGGAGCGCCTCCGCCGTCCGCGCTGCCCGCGGGGCagccgccgcagcagcagcctCCGGTGTCGGCGCCCTCCTCGGCTCCCTCCGGCCCGGGGGGGCAGCCGCAGCCCAAgccgagccccagccccaccccgGCCGGCGGCCCTAAGAAAGGACAAGGACAGTCGCCCGGCGGCGGGCCCAAGGGACCAGGCGGCCCCCAGCAGGGGCCCGGCGGGCCGCACAAAGGCGGGCCGGGGCACCGAGGCGGGCCGGGCGGAGAGCCGCGGGGCCGcgggcagcagcaccagggacaGCAgagcctgtcctcgcagcagggctcggccggcggcggcggcgacaagCTCTCGGACGAG GGATTTAAAGCAAACCTCTCTCTTCTGAGGCGACCCGGGGAGAAGACCTATACTCAGCGTTGCCGCTTGTTTGTTGGGAATTTGCCTGCTGATATAACAGACGAAGACTTTAAAAGATTGTTCGCCAAATATGGGGAGCCAGGAGAGGTTTTTATCAACAAGGGGAAAGGCTTTGGATTCATTAAATTG GAATCTAGAGCTCTTGCAGAAATTGCGAAGGCAGAACTGGATGATACCCCCATGAGGGGTCGACAGCTTCGTGTTCGGTTTGCCACACATGCTGCTGCTCTTTCAGTGCGTAACCTTTCACCTTATGTGTCCAACGAGTTGCTGGAGGAAGCTTTTTCCCAGTTTGGTCCAGTGGAAAGAGCGGTTGTGATTGTAGATGATAGAGGTAGATCAACAGGAAAAGGCATTGTTGAATTTGCATCAAAGCCAGCTGCAAGAAAAGCATTTGAACGGTGTACTGAAGGAGTGTTTTTGTTGACTAC cactCCTAGGCCGGTTATTGTGGAACCATTGGAACAATTGGATGATGAAGATGGTCTTCCAGAAAAGCTTGCTCAGAAGAATCCGATGTATCAAAA GGAAAGAGAGACTCCTCCCCGTTTTGCTCAGCCTGGCAGTTTTGAATTTGAATATTCCCAGAGGTGGAAATCTTtagatgaaatggaaaaacagcagagagagCAAGTGGCAAAAAACATGAAAGATGCCAAGGACAAACTTGAAAGTGAGATGGAAGATGCTTACCACGAGCATCAGGCAAACCTCTTGCGTCAAG ACCTTATGAGGCGTCAAGAAGAACTGAGACGTATGGAAGAACTCCATAATCAAGAAATGCAGAAACGCAAGGAAATTCAACTGAG gcaggaggaggagcgtcGCAGGCGGGAAGAGGAAATGATGATACGTCAGCGGGAGATGGAAGAACAAATGAGAAGACAGAGGGAAGAGAATTATAGTAGAATGGGTTACATGGATCCA CGGGAGAGAGACATGAGAATGGGTGGTGCCACCACAATGAACATGGGAg atcCTTATGCTTCTGCAGCCCAGAAATTTCCACCTCTCGGAGGTGGTGGCGGCATAGGTTATGAAGCTAATCCAGGAGTTGGCCAAGCTGCCATGAGTGGTTCTATGATGGGAAGTGACATG CGTCCTGAACGCTTTGGGCAGGGAGGTGCGGGGCCTGTGGGTGGCCAGGGTCCTAGAGGAATGGGGCCTGGAACACCAACAGGATATGG
- the SFPQ gene encoding splicing factor, proline- and glutamine-rich isoform X2, whose translation MSRDRFRSRGGGGGGFHRRGGGGGRGGPNHDFRSPPPGMGMGQNRGPMGGGPQGPGGPPGGGPKPEPPKPPASTSAPPSSSSSAAATTAGPAGSQAGPGAPPPSALPAGQPPQQQPPVSAPSSAPSGPGGQPQPKPSPSPTPAGGPKKGQGQSPGGGPKGPGGPQQGPGGPHKGGPGHRGGPGGEPRGRGQQHQGQQSLSSQQGSAGGGGDKLSDEGFKANLSLLRRPGEKTYTQRCRLFVGNLPADITDEDFKRLFAKYGEPGEVFINKGKGFGFIKLESRALAEIAKAELDDTPMRGRQLRVRFATHAAALSVRNLSPYVSNELLEEAFSQFGPVERAVVIVDDRGRSTGKGIVEFASKPAARKAFERCTEGVFLLTTTPRPVIVEPLEQLDDEDGLPEKLAQKNPMYQKERETPPRFAQPGSFEFEYSQRWKSLDEMEKQQREQVAKNMKDAKDKLESEMEDAYHEHQANLLRQDLMRRQEELRRMEELHNQEMQKRKEIQLRQEEERRRREEEMMIRQREMEEQMRRQREENYSRMGYMDPRERDMRMGGATTMNMGDPYASAAQKFPPLGGGGGIGYEANPGVGQAAMSGSMMGSDMVKMKAE comes from the exons atGTCGCGGGATCGGTTCCGTAGCCgtggcggcggcggaggcggcttccaccggcgcggcggcggaggTGGTCGCGGCGGCCCCAACCACGATTTCCGCTCTCCGCCGCCCGGCATGGGCAtgggccagaaccgcggccccaTGGGGGGCGGCCCGCAGGGCCCGGGTGGCCCACCGGGCGGAGGCCCGAAGCCCGAACCTCCGAAGCCGCCCGCCTCGACCTCTGCACCGCCTTCTTCGTCCTCTTCAGCCGCCGCCACCACGGCGGGGCCTGCCGGCAGCCAGGCCGGCCCGGGAGCGCCTCCGCCGTCCGCGCTGCCCGCGGGGCagccgccgcagcagcagcctCCGGTGTCGGCGCCCTCCTCGGCTCCCTCCGGCCCGGGGGGGCAGCCGCAGCCCAAgccgagccccagccccaccccgGCCGGCGGCCCTAAGAAAGGACAAGGACAGTCGCCCGGCGGCGGGCCCAAGGGACCAGGCGGCCCCCAGCAGGGGCCCGGCGGGCCGCACAAAGGCGGGCCGGGGCACCGAGGCGGGCCGGGCGGAGAGCCGCGGGGCCGcgggcagcagcaccagggacaGCAgagcctgtcctcgcagcagggctcggccggcggcggcggcgacaagCTCTCGGACGAG GGATTTAAAGCAAACCTCTCTCTTCTGAGGCGACCCGGGGAGAAGACCTATACTCAGCGTTGCCGCTTGTTTGTTGGGAATTTGCCTGCTGATATAACAGACGAAGACTTTAAAAGATTGTTCGCCAAATATGGGGAGCCAGGAGAGGTTTTTATCAACAAGGGGAAAGGCTTTGGATTCATTAAATTG GAATCTAGAGCTCTTGCAGAAATTGCGAAGGCAGAACTGGATGATACCCCCATGAGGGGTCGACAGCTTCGTGTTCGGTTTGCCACACATGCTGCTGCTCTTTCAGTGCGTAACCTTTCACCTTATGTGTCCAACGAGTTGCTGGAGGAAGCTTTTTCCCAGTTTGGTCCAGTGGAAAGAGCGGTTGTGATTGTAGATGATAGAGGTAGATCAACAGGAAAAGGCATTGTTGAATTTGCATCAAAGCCAGCTGCAAGAAAAGCATTTGAACGGTGTACTGAAGGAGTGTTTTTGTTGACTAC cactCCTAGGCCGGTTATTGTGGAACCATTGGAACAATTGGATGATGAAGATGGTCTTCCAGAAAAGCTTGCTCAGAAGAATCCGATGTATCAAAA GGAAAGAGAGACTCCTCCCCGTTTTGCTCAGCCTGGCAGTTTTGAATTTGAATATTCCCAGAGGTGGAAATCTTtagatgaaatggaaaaacagcagagagagCAAGTGGCAAAAAACATGAAAGATGCCAAGGACAAACTTGAAAGTGAGATGGAAGATGCTTACCACGAGCATCAGGCAAACCTCTTGCGTCAAG ACCTTATGAGGCGTCAAGAAGAACTGAGACGTATGGAAGAACTCCATAATCAAGAAATGCAGAAACGCAAGGAAATTCAACTGAG gcaggaggaggagcgtcGCAGGCGGGAAGAGGAAATGATGATACGTCAGCGGGAGATGGAAGAACAAATGAGAAGACAGAGGGAAGAGAATTATAGTAGAATGGGTTACATGGATCCA CGGGAGAGAGACATGAGAATGGGTGGTGCCACCACAATGAACATGGGAg atcCTTATGCTTCTGCAGCCCAGAAATTTCCACCTCTCGGAGGTGGTGGCGGCATAGGTTATGAAGCTAATCCAGGAGTTGGCCAAGCTGCCATGAGTGGTTCTATGATGGGAAGTGACATG